A DNA window from Drosophila biarmipes strain raj3 chromosome 2R, RU_DBia_V1.1, whole genome shotgun sequence contains the following coding sequences:
- the LOC108030075 gene encoding RNA-binding protein fusilli isoform X3, giving the protein MQVPEHVVSLYIATCGQNGPGLGSDEKEIILLVFVLLEATTGQIVGTKQILVRPDGYFIKDRTISGSSDTSSATNNTASSPPLAIAGDANNGSGTAANNGGSVENGSEVVLPIAEAQAAGKPLSEAIEEFDAYLRSLSLHDTEIKLVTDGQLPLRQCLHREASAKDVELPAYYNRFSDLRKEFLRYKSGDLARALVPVKDVKKMLQAPALAMPQSIAEMLGELSSPSVEDNDFYIRESRDMVTVIQTLLQAGHKFAANEVVNLVLEPGICSIDDEVDGNCIVRARGLPWQSSDQDIAKFFRGLNVAKGGVALCLSPLGRRNGEALIRFVCQEHRDMALKRHKHHIGPRYIEVYRASGEDFLAIAGGASNEAQAFLSKGAQVIIRMRGLPYDATAKQVLDFFTTGDTPPCHVLDGSEGVLFVKKPDGRATGDAFVLFAHETDAPKALGRHRESIGQRYIELFRSTTAEVQQVLNRSMDPKNYESGGGHSQPPLIAQLPTMQLPLLPQVGAHSLAHSLGASPANLCPPVPPPALPLPTQHLITSGTTKNCIRLRGLPYEAMVEHILHFLDDFAKHIIYQGVHMVINAQGQPSGEAFIQMDQEESARLCAQRRHNHYMMFGKKYRYIEVFQCSGDDMNMVLNGGLASPVAQPPPPHLGHAHKQQSLLAATTGATVLGAHFGGPFPAYGAAPPPPPPHTPLLATPRSHHHPHHHPASAFYPPPLVYWPYPSPPVSPTTYYSQPGAHSPSQPLYPLDFFPPSPLSPPSVAISNTSTGLILTPTKGAVSFVPPKQFSATTTGSGAVNGSPVKLPPQVMPANLPAIAVNGSRESGSATPTGAEAPPPTPQEASSPASAASQTLLSIDTNHATPTSAAALPLKTGSQGAAGPAATPLVSNSCVELYIS; this is encoded by the exons ATCGTGGGCACCAAACAAATACTCGTGCGGCCGGATGGCTACTTCATCAAGGACCGCACCATCTCGGGATCCTCGGACACCTCGAGTGCCACCAACAACACGGCCAGTTCGCCGCCCCTGGCGATTGCTGGGGACGCCAACAATGGCAGTGGAACCGCAGCTAACAACGGAGGCAGTGTGGAGAACGGATCCGAGGTGGTCCTACCCATTGCGGAGGCCCAGGCGGCGGGAAAACCCCTAAGCGAGGCCATCGAAGAG TTCGATGCCTACCTGCGATCTCTGTCGCTCCACGACACGGAGATCAAGCTCGTCACGGACGGCCAGCTGCCGCTGAGGCAGTGCCTCCACCGGGAGGCCAGTGCCAAGGACGTGGAGCTGCCGGCGTACTACAATCGCTTCAGCGACCTGCGCAAGGAGTTCCTGCGCTACAAGTCCGGCGACCTTGCCCGCGCCCTCGTCCCCGTCAAGGATGTCAAGAAGATGCTCCAGGCGCCGGCGCTGGCCATGCCTCAGTCCATCGCCGAGATGCTGGGAG AACTCAGCAGCCCGTCGGTGGAGGACAACGACTTTTACATCCGCGAATCCCGCGACATGGTCACTGTGATCCAGACCCTGCTGCAGGCAG GCCACAAATTCGCCGCAAACGAGGTGGTCAACCTGGTACTGGAACCTGGAATTTG CTCCATCGACGACGAGGTCGACGGCAACTGCATCGTGAGGGCCAGAGGATTACCCTGGCAGAGCAGCGACCAGGACATAGCCAAGTTCTTCCGCGGCCTGAACGTAGCCAA GGGTGGCGTGGCCCTCTGTCTTTCTCCGCTGGGACGTCGCAACGGCGAGGCTTTGATCCGCTTCGTGTGCCAGGAGCATCGCGACATGGCGCTCAAGCGGCACAAGCACCACATCGGACCCCGCTACATCGAGGTGTACCGGGCCTCGGGCGAGGACTTCCTGGCCATCGCCGGCGGAGCCTCCAATGAGGCGCAGGCCTTCCTCTCGAAGGGCGCCCAGGTGATCATTCGGATGCGCGGACTGCCCTACGACGCCACCGCCAAGCAAGTG CTGGACTTCTTCACAACTGGCGACACACCGCCCTGCCACGTTCTCGACGGGAGTGAGGGCGTGCTCTTCGTCAAAAAGCCGGACGGACGGGCCACCGGGGACGCCTTCGTGCTCTTCGCCCACGAGACGGACGCGCCCAAGGCGCTGGGCCGGCACCGCGAGTCCATCGGTCAGCGGTACATCGAGCTGTTCCGCTCCACGACGGCCGAGGTGCAGCAGGTGCTCAACCGGTCGATGGACCCCAAGAACTACGAGTCGGGCGGCGGGCACAGCCAGCCGCCGCTGATCGCCCAACTGCCCACGATgcagctgccgctgctgccgcagGTGGGTGCCCACAGCCTCGCCCACAGCCTCGGAGCCAGCCCCGCTAACCTGTGCCCCCCCGTGCCACCTCCCGCTCTCCCTCTCCCCACACAGCACCTCATCACCTCGGGCACCACCAAGAACTGCATCCGGCTGCGCGGACTGCCCTACGAGGCGATGGTCGAGCACATCCTGCACTTCCTCGACGACTTTGCCAAGCACATCATCTACCAGGGCGTGCACATGGTGATCAATGCGCAG GGTCAGCCAAGTGGTGAGGCCTTCATCCAGATGGACCAGGAGGAGTCGGCCCGCTTGTGCGCGCAGCGCAGGCACAACCACTACATGATGTTCGGCAAGAAGTACCGGTACATCGAGGTGTTCCAGTGTTCCGGCGACGACATGAACATGGTCCTCAACGGCGGACTGGCCTCGCCGGTGGcccagccgccgccgccgcacctgggccacgcccacaagcAGCAGTCCCTGCTGGCCGCCACCACGG GTGCCACTGTGCTGGGCGCCCACTTCGGCGGGCCCTTCCCGGCCTACGGAGCGGCCCCGCCCCCACCGCCGCCGCACACGCCCCTGCTGGCCACGCCCCGCTCGCACCACCATCCGCACCACCACCCGGCCTCCGCCTTCTACCCGCCGCCGCTCGTCTACTGGCCCTACCCGAGTCCGCCGGTCTCGCCCACCACCTACTACAGCCAGCCGGGGGCGCACTCGCCCTCGCAGCCCCTG TACCCGCTGGACTTCTTTCCCCCCTCGCCGCTCTCGCCACCCAGCGTGGCCATTTCGAACACCAGCACTGGCCTGATACTCACGCCCACCAAGGGTGCCGTGTCCTTTGTGCCGCCCAAGCAGTTCTCGGCCACGACGACCGGAAGCGGAGCTGTCAACGGCAGTCCCGTCAAGTTACCCCCGCAGGTGATGCCAGCGAATCTGCCGGCGATCGCTGTGAACGGGAGCAGGGAGAGTGggagtgccacgcccacagggGCCGAGGCCCCGCCCCCAACGCCCCAGGAGGCGTCGTCACCTGCTTCGGCTGCATCACAAACGCTGCTCAGCATAGACACGAACCacgccacgcccaccagcGCCGCCGCGCTCCCGCTGAAGACGGGCAGCCAGGGGGCGGCGGGCccggctgccacgcccctcgtGAGCAACTCCTGCGTGGAACTCTACATCTCGTAG
- the LOC108030075 gene encoding RNA-binding protein fusilli isoform X4: protein MQVPEHVVSLYIATCGQNGPGLGSDEKEIILLVFVLLEATTGQIVGTKQILVRPDGYFIKDRTISGSSDTSSATNNTASSPPLAIAGDANNGSGTAANNGGSVENGSEVVLPIAEAQAAGKPLSEAIEEFDAYLRSLSLHDTEIKLVTDGQLPLRQCLHREASAKDVELPAYYNRFSDLRKEFLRYKSGDLARALVPVKDVKKMLQAPALAMPQSIAEMLGELSSPSVEDNDFYIRESRDMVTVIQTLLQAGHKFAANEVVNLVLEPGICSIDDEVDGNCIVRARGLPWQSSDQDIAKFFRGLNVAKGGVALCLSPLGRRNGEALIRFVCQEHRDMALKRHKHHIGPRYIEVYRASGEDFLAIAGGASNEAQAFLSKGAQVIIRMRGLPYDATAKQVLDFFTTGDTPPCHVLDGSEGVLFVKKPDGRATGDAFVLFAHETDAPKALGRHRESIGQRYIELFRSTTAEVQQVLNRSMDPKNYESGGGHSQPPLIAQLPTMQLPLLPQHLITSGTTKNCIRLRGLPYEAMVEHILHFLDDFAKHIIYQGVHMVINAQGQPSGEAFIQMDQEESARLCAQRRHNHYMMFGKKYRYIEVFQCSGDDMNMVLNGGLASPVAQPPPPHLGHAHKQQSLLAATTGATVLGAHFGGPFPAYGAAPPPPPPHTPLLATPRSHHHPHHHPASAFYPPPLVYWPYPSPPVSPTTYYSQPGAHSPSQPLYPLDFFPPSPLSPPSVAISNTSTGLILTPTKGAVSFVPPKQFSATTTGSGAVNGSPVKLPPQVMPANLPAIAVNGSRESGSATPTGAEAPPPTPQEASSPASAASQTLLSIDTNHATPTSAAALPLKTGSQGAAGPAATPLVSNSCVELYIS from the exons ATCGTGGGCACCAAACAAATACTCGTGCGGCCGGATGGCTACTTCATCAAGGACCGCACCATCTCGGGATCCTCGGACACCTCGAGTGCCACCAACAACACGGCCAGTTCGCCGCCCCTGGCGATTGCTGGGGACGCCAACAATGGCAGTGGAACCGCAGCTAACAACGGAGGCAGTGTGGAGAACGGATCCGAGGTGGTCCTACCCATTGCGGAGGCCCAGGCGGCGGGAAAACCCCTAAGCGAGGCCATCGAAGAG TTCGATGCCTACCTGCGATCTCTGTCGCTCCACGACACGGAGATCAAGCTCGTCACGGACGGCCAGCTGCCGCTGAGGCAGTGCCTCCACCGGGAGGCCAGTGCCAAGGACGTGGAGCTGCCGGCGTACTACAATCGCTTCAGCGACCTGCGCAAGGAGTTCCTGCGCTACAAGTCCGGCGACCTTGCCCGCGCCCTCGTCCCCGTCAAGGATGTCAAGAAGATGCTCCAGGCGCCGGCGCTGGCCATGCCTCAGTCCATCGCCGAGATGCTGGGAG AACTCAGCAGCCCGTCGGTGGAGGACAACGACTTTTACATCCGCGAATCCCGCGACATGGTCACTGTGATCCAGACCCTGCTGCAGGCAG GCCACAAATTCGCCGCAAACGAGGTGGTCAACCTGGTACTGGAACCTGGAATTTG CTCCATCGACGACGAGGTCGACGGCAACTGCATCGTGAGGGCCAGAGGATTACCCTGGCAGAGCAGCGACCAGGACATAGCCAAGTTCTTCCGCGGCCTGAACGTAGCCAA GGGTGGCGTGGCCCTCTGTCTTTCTCCGCTGGGACGTCGCAACGGCGAGGCTTTGATCCGCTTCGTGTGCCAGGAGCATCGCGACATGGCGCTCAAGCGGCACAAGCACCACATCGGACCCCGCTACATCGAGGTGTACCGGGCCTCGGGCGAGGACTTCCTGGCCATCGCCGGCGGAGCCTCCAATGAGGCGCAGGCCTTCCTCTCGAAGGGCGCCCAGGTGATCATTCGGATGCGCGGACTGCCCTACGACGCCACCGCCAAGCAAGTG CTGGACTTCTTCACAACTGGCGACACACCGCCCTGCCACGTTCTCGACGGGAGTGAGGGCGTGCTCTTCGTCAAAAAGCCGGACGGACGGGCCACCGGGGACGCCTTCGTGCTCTTCGCCCACGAGACGGACGCGCCCAAGGCGCTGGGCCGGCACCGCGAGTCCATCGGTCAGCGGTACATCGAGCTGTTCCGCTCCACGACGGCCGAGGTGCAGCAGGTGCTCAACCGGTCGATGGACCCCAAGAACTACGAGTCGGGCGGCGGGCACAGCCAGCCGCCGCTGATCGCCCAACTGCCCACGATgcagctgccgctgctgccgcag CACCTCATCACCTCGGGCACCACCAAGAACTGCATCCGGCTGCGCGGACTGCCCTACGAGGCGATGGTCGAGCACATCCTGCACTTCCTCGACGACTTTGCCAAGCACATCATCTACCAGGGCGTGCACATGGTGATCAATGCGCAG GGTCAGCCAAGTGGTGAGGCCTTCATCCAGATGGACCAGGAGGAGTCGGCCCGCTTGTGCGCGCAGCGCAGGCACAACCACTACATGATGTTCGGCAAGAAGTACCGGTACATCGAGGTGTTCCAGTGTTCCGGCGACGACATGAACATGGTCCTCAACGGCGGACTGGCCTCGCCGGTGGcccagccgccgccgccgcacctgggccacgcccacaagcAGCAGTCCCTGCTGGCCGCCACCACGG GTGCCACTGTGCTGGGCGCCCACTTCGGCGGGCCCTTCCCGGCCTACGGAGCGGCCCCGCCCCCACCGCCGCCGCACACGCCCCTGCTGGCCACGCCCCGCTCGCACCACCATCCGCACCACCACCCGGCCTCCGCCTTCTACCCGCCGCCGCTCGTCTACTGGCCCTACCCGAGTCCGCCGGTCTCGCCCACCACCTACTACAGCCAGCCGGGGGCGCACTCGCCCTCGCAGCCCCTG TACCCGCTGGACTTCTTTCCCCCCTCGCCGCTCTCGCCACCCAGCGTGGCCATTTCGAACACCAGCACTGGCCTGATACTCACGCCCACCAAGGGTGCCGTGTCCTTTGTGCCGCCCAAGCAGTTCTCGGCCACGACGACCGGAAGCGGAGCTGTCAACGGCAGTCCCGTCAAGTTACCCCCGCAGGTGATGCCAGCGAATCTGCCGGCGATCGCTGTGAACGGGAGCAGGGAGAGTGggagtgccacgcccacagggGCCGAGGCCCCGCCCCCAACGCCCCAGGAGGCGTCGTCACCTGCTTCGGCTGCATCACAAACGCTGCTCAGCATAGACACGAACCacgccacgcccaccagcGCCGCCGCGCTCCCGCTGAAGACGGGCAGCCAGGGGGCGGCGGGCccggctgccacgcccctcgtGAGCAACTCCTGCGTGGAACTCTACATCTCGTAG
- the LOC108030075 gene encoding RNA-binding protein fusilli isoform X1 — MQVPEHVVSLYIATCGQNGPGLGSDEKEIILLVFVLLEATTGQIVGTKQILVRPDGYFIKDRTISGSSDTSSATNNTASSPPLAIAGDANNGSGTAANNGGSVENGSEVVLPIAEAQAAGKPLSEAIEEFDAYLRSLSLHDTEIKLVTDGQLPLRQCLHREASAKDVELPAYYNRFSDLRKEFLRYKSGDLARALVPVKDVKKMLQAPALAMPQSIAEMLGELSSPSVEDNDFYIRESRDMVTVIQTLLQAGHKFAANEVVNLVLEPGICSIDDEVDGNCIVRARGLPWQSSDQDIAKFFRGLNVAKGGVALCLSPLGRRNGEALIRFVCQEHRDMALKRHKHHIGPRYIEVYRASGEDFLAIAGGASNEAQAFLSKGAQVIIRMRGLPYDATAKQVLDFFTTGDTPPCHVLDGSEGVLFVKKPDGRATGDAFVLFAHETDAPKALGRHRESIGQRYIELFRSTTAEVQQVLNRSMDPKNYESGGGHSQPPLIAQLPTMQLPLLPQVGAHSLAHSLGASPANLCPPVPPPALPLPTQHLITSGTTKNCIRLRGLPYEAMVEHILHFLDDFAKHIIYQGVHMVINAQGQPSGEAFIQMDQEESARLCAQRRHNHYMMFGKKYRYIEVFQCSGDDMNMVLNGGLASPVAQPPPPHLGHAHKQQSLLAATTGMFSSAGQSPTTVAAGTAQSPLGGTHTPHTHPHSHAHAHAPGHAQAAAAAAAAAAAAHHGLSPSSAMLPGLSAAASASGLASLMSAAAAGQPSSAAAAAAAAAHSAASLQNAAVSLTPQGYALNPFSLPPPPTASAASTPFLLAQQQAQFIAQQSLLARQQAEQQQHQQQQQQQLYASAMLQQHPLYLQHQQQQQQQLYASAMLQQGQPQFVLMQRPSAAYLPPFPLSYVSAAGAGSGVGVSPGAAAAAAGAAAAAASSASAASNSSLSQSMKRSYENAFQQETAGAAAASAAKRALNRQSSNVYSYFNSGI, encoded by the exons ATCGTGGGCACCAAACAAATACTCGTGCGGCCGGATGGCTACTTCATCAAGGACCGCACCATCTCGGGATCCTCGGACACCTCGAGTGCCACCAACAACACGGCCAGTTCGCCGCCCCTGGCGATTGCTGGGGACGCCAACAATGGCAGTGGAACCGCAGCTAACAACGGAGGCAGTGTGGAGAACGGATCCGAGGTGGTCCTACCCATTGCGGAGGCCCAGGCGGCGGGAAAACCCCTAAGCGAGGCCATCGAAGAG TTCGATGCCTACCTGCGATCTCTGTCGCTCCACGACACGGAGATCAAGCTCGTCACGGACGGCCAGCTGCCGCTGAGGCAGTGCCTCCACCGGGAGGCCAGTGCCAAGGACGTGGAGCTGCCGGCGTACTACAATCGCTTCAGCGACCTGCGCAAGGAGTTCCTGCGCTACAAGTCCGGCGACCTTGCCCGCGCCCTCGTCCCCGTCAAGGATGTCAAGAAGATGCTCCAGGCGCCGGCGCTGGCCATGCCTCAGTCCATCGCCGAGATGCTGGGAG AACTCAGCAGCCCGTCGGTGGAGGACAACGACTTTTACATCCGCGAATCCCGCGACATGGTCACTGTGATCCAGACCCTGCTGCAGGCAG GCCACAAATTCGCCGCAAACGAGGTGGTCAACCTGGTACTGGAACCTGGAATTTG CTCCATCGACGACGAGGTCGACGGCAACTGCATCGTGAGGGCCAGAGGATTACCCTGGCAGAGCAGCGACCAGGACATAGCCAAGTTCTTCCGCGGCCTGAACGTAGCCAA GGGTGGCGTGGCCCTCTGTCTTTCTCCGCTGGGACGTCGCAACGGCGAGGCTTTGATCCGCTTCGTGTGCCAGGAGCATCGCGACATGGCGCTCAAGCGGCACAAGCACCACATCGGACCCCGCTACATCGAGGTGTACCGGGCCTCGGGCGAGGACTTCCTGGCCATCGCCGGCGGAGCCTCCAATGAGGCGCAGGCCTTCCTCTCGAAGGGCGCCCAGGTGATCATTCGGATGCGCGGACTGCCCTACGACGCCACCGCCAAGCAAGTG CTGGACTTCTTCACAACTGGCGACACACCGCCCTGCCACGTTCTCGACGGGAGTGAGGGCGTGCTCTTCGTCAAAAAGCCGGACGGACGGGCCACCGGGGACGCCTTCGTGCTCTTCGCCCACGAGACGGACGCGCCCAAGGCGCTGGGCCGGCACCGCGAGTCCATCGGTCAGCGGTACATCGAGCTGTTCCGCTCCACGACGGCCGAGGTGCAGCAGGTGCTCAACCGGTCGATGGACCCCAAGAACTACGAGTCGGGCGGCGGGCACAGCCAGCCGCCGCTGATCGCCCAACTGCCCACGATgcagctgccgctgctgccgcagGTGGGTGCCCACAGCCTCGCCCACAGCCTCGGAGCCAGCCCCGCTAACCTGTGCCCCCCCGTGCCACCTCCCGCTCTCCCTCTCCCCACACAGCACCTCATCACCTCGGGCACCACCAAGAACTGCATCCGGCTGCGCGGACTGCCCTACGAGGCGATGGTCGAGCACATCCTGCACTTCCTCGACGACTTTGCCAAGCACATCATCTACCAGGGCGTGCACATGGTGATCAATGCGCAG GGTCAGCCAAGTGGTGAGGCCTTCATCCAGATGGACCAGGAGGAGTCGGCCCGCTTGTGCGCGCAGCGCAGGCACAACCACTACATGATGTTCGGCAAGAAGTACCGGTACATCGAGGTGTTCCAGTGTTCCGGCGACGACATGAACATGGTCCTCAACGGCGGACTGGCCTCGCCGGTGGcccagccgccgccgccgcacctgggccacgcccacaagcAGCAGTCCCTGCTGGCCGCCACCACGGGTATGTTCAGTTCGGCGGGTCAGTCGCCGACGACCGTTGCGGCCGGTACCGCTCAGTCGCCGCTCGGCGGCACTCACACACCACACACTCACCCGCACTCACATGCGCATGCGCACGCCCCGGGCCACGCCcaagcggcagcagcagcagccgcggccgctgccgccgcccacCACGGCTTGTCCCCCTCGTCGGCCATGTTGCCGGGACTTTCGGCCGCCGCTTCCGCTTCCGGCTTGGCCTCCTTGATgagcgccgccgccgccggtcAGCCCTCgtcggcagcagcagcagcagcagcagctgctcatTCGGCTGCCTCGCTGCAAAACGCTGCTGTCTCGCTGACCCCTCAGGGCTATGCCCTCAATCCCTTCTCGCTGCCGCCTCCTCCGACCGCCTCGGCGGCCTCCACGCCCTTCCTGCTGGCCCAACAGCAAGCACAGTTCATAGCCCAGCAGAGCTTGCTGGCGCGACAGCAggccgagcagcagcagcatcagcaacagcagcagcagcaactctaTGCCAGTGCCATGCTGCAGCAGCACCCGCTGTACttgcagcaccagcagcagcagcaacagcaactgtaCGCCAGTGCCATGTTGCAGCAGGGTCAGCCGCAGTTTGTGCTCATGCAGAGGCCCTCGGCCGCCTACTTGCCGCCCTTTCCGCTCAGCTACGTGTCCGCCGCGGGGGCGGGCTCGGGAGTGGGCGTGTCCCCgggggcagcagcagctgcagcaggagcGGCCGCGGCAGCAGCCTCATCGGCCTCTGCCGCGAGCAACTCCTCGCTGAGCCAGTCGATGAAGCGCTCCTACGAGAACGCCTTCCAGCAGGAAACGGCAGGAGCGGCGGCGGCCAGCGCGGCCAAGAGAGCCCTGAACCGCCAGTCCAGCAACGTCTACTCGTACTTCAATTCGGGGATCTAA
- the LOC108030075 gene encoding RNA-binding protein fusilli isoform X2 produces the protein MQVPEHVVSLYIATCGQNGPGLGSDEKEIILLVFVLLEATTGQIVGTKQILVRPDGYFIKDRTISGSSDTSSATNNTASSPPLAIAGDANNGSGTAANNGGSVENGSEVVLPIAEAQAAGKPLSEAIEEFDAYLRSLSLHDTEIKLVTDGQLPLRQCLHREASAKDVELPAYYNRFSDLRKEFLRYKSGDLARALVPVKDVKKMLQAPALAMPQSIAEMLGELSSPSVEDNDFYIRESRDMVTVIQTLLQAGHKFAANEVVNLVLEPGICSIDDEVDGNCIVRARGLPWQSSDQDIAKFFRGLNVAKGGVALCLSPLGRRNGEALIRFVCQEHRDMALKRHKHHIGPRYIEVYRASGEDFLAIAGGASNEAQAFLSKGAQVIIRMRGLPYDATAKQVLDFFTTGDTPPCHVLDGSEGVLFVKKPDGRATGDAFVLFAHETDAPKALGRHRESIGQRYIELFRSTTAEVQQVLNRSMDPKNYESGGGHSQPPLIAQLPTMQLPLLPQHLITSGTTKNCIRLRGLPYEAMVEHILHFLDDFAKHIIYQGVHMVINAQGQPSGEAFIQMDQEESARLCAQRRHNHYMMFGKKYRYIEVFQCSGDDMNMVLNGGLASPVAQPPPPHLGHAHKQQSLLAATTGMFSSAGQSPTTVAAGTAQSPLGGTHTPHTHPHSHAHAHAPGHAQAAAAAAAAAAAAHHGLSPSSAMLPGLSAAASASGLASLMSAAAAGQPSSAAAAAAAAAHSAASLQNAAVSLTPQGYALNPFSLPPPPTASAASTPFLLAQQQAQFIAQQSLLARQQAEQQQHQQQQQQQLYASAMLQQHPLYLQHQQQQQQQLYASAMLQQGQPQFVLMQRPSAAYLPPFPLSYVSAAGAGSGVGVSPGAAAAAAGAAAAAASSASAASNSSLSQSMKRSYENAFQQETAGAAAASAAKRALNRQSSNVYSYFNSGI, from the exons ATCGTGGGCACCAAACAAATACTCGTGCGGCCGGATGGCTACTTCATCAAGGACCGCACCATCTCGGGATCCTCGGACACCTCGAGTGCCACCAACAACACGGCCAGTTCGCCGCCCCTGGCGATTGCTGGGGACGCCAACAATGGCAGTGGAACCGCAGCTAACAACGGAGGCAGTGTGGAGAACGGATCCGAGGTGGTCCTACCCATTGCGGAGGCCCAGGCGGCGGGAAAACCCCTAAGCGAGGCCATCGAAGAG TTCGATGCCTACCTGCGATCTCTGTCGCTCCACGACACGGAGATCAAGCTCGTCACGGACGGCCAGCTGCCGCTGAGGCAGTGCCTCCACCGGGAGGCCAGTGCCAAGGACGTGGAGCTGCCGGCGTACTACAATCGCTTCAGCGACCTGCGCAAGGAGTTCCTGCGCTACAAGTCCGGCGACCTTGCCCGCGCCCTCGTCCCCGTCAAGGATGTCAAGAAGATGCTCCAGGCGCCGGCGCTGGCCATGCCTCAGTCCATCGCCGAGATGCTGGGAG AACTCAGCAGCCCGTCGGTGGAGGACAACGACTTTTACATCCGCGAATCCCGCGACATGGTCACTGTGATCCAGACCCTGCTGCAGGCAG GCCACAAATTCGCCGCAAACGAGGTGGTCAACCTGGTACTGGAACCTGGAATTTG CTCCATCGACGACGAGGTCGACGGCAACTGCATCGTGAGGGCCAGAGGATTACCCTGGCAGAGCAGCGACCAGGACATAGCCAAGTTCTTCCGCGGCCTGAACGTAGCCAA GGGTGGCGTGGCCCTCTGTCTTTCTCCGCTGGGACGTCGCAACGGCGAGGCTTTGATCCGCTTCGTGTGCCAGGAGCATCGCGACATGGCGCTCAAGCGGCACAAGCACCACATCGGACCCCGCTACATCGAGGTGTACCGGGCCTCGGGCGAGGACTTCCTGGCCATCGCCGGCGGAGCCTCCAATGAGGCGCAGGCCTTCCTCTCGAAGGGCGCCCAGGTGATCATTCGGATGCGCGGACTGCCCTACGACGCCACCGCCAAGCAAGTG CTGGACTTCTTCACAACTGGCGACACACCGCCCTGCCACGTTCTCGACGGGAGTGAGGGCGTGCTCTTCGTCAAAAAGCCGGACGGACGGGCCACCGGGGACGCCTTCGTGCTCTTCGCCCACGAGACGGACGCGCCCAAGGCGCTGGGCCGGCACCGCGAGTCCATCGGTCAGCGGTACATCGAGCTGTTCCGCTCCACGACGGCCGAGGTGCAGCAGGTGCTCAACCGGTCGATGGACCCCAAGAACTACGAGTCGGGCGGCGGGCACAGCCAGCCGCCGCTGATCGCCCAACTGCCCACGATgcagctgccgctgctgccgcag CACCTCATCACCTCGGGCACCACCAAGAACTGCATCCGGCTGCGCGGACTGCCCTACGAGGCGATGGTCGAGCACATCCTGCACTTCCTCGACGACTTTGCCAAGCACATCATCTACCAGGGCGTGCACATGGTGATCAATGCGCAG GGTCAGCCAAGTGGTGAGGCCTTCATCCAGATGGACCAGGAGGAGTCGGCCCGCTTGTGCGCGCAGCGCAGGCACAACCACTACATGATGTTCGGCAAGAAGTACCGGTACATCGAGGTGTTCCAGTGTTCCGGCGACGACATGAACATGGTCCTCAACGGCGGACTGGCCTCGCCGGTGGcccagccgccgccgccgcacctgggccacgcccacaagcAGCAGTCCCTGCTGGCCGCCACCACGGGTATGTTCAGTTCGGCGGGTCAGTCGCCGACGACCGTTGCGGCCGGTACCGCTCAGTCGCCGCTCGGCGGCACTCACACACCACACACTCACCCGCACTCACATGCGCATGCGCACGCCCCGGGCCACGCCcaagcggcagcagcagcagccgcggccgctgccgccgcccacCACGGCTTGTCCCCCTCGTCGGCCATGTTGCCGGGACTTTCGGCCGCCGCTTCCGCTTCCGGCTTGGCCTCCTTGATgagcgccgccgccgccggtcAGCCCTCgtcggcagcagcagcagcagcagcagctgctcatTCGGCTGCCTCGCTGCAAAACGCTGCTGTCTCGCTGACCCCTCAGGGCTATGCCCTCAATCCCTTCTCGCTGCCGCCTCCTCCGACCGCCTCGGCGGCCTCCACGCCCTTCCTGCTGGCCCAACAGCAAGCACAGTTCATAGCCCAGCAGAGCTTGCTGGCGCGACAGCAggccgagcagcagcagcatcagcaacagcagcagcagcaactctaTGCCAGTGCCATGCTGCAGCAGCACCCGCTGTACttgcagcaccagcagcagcagcaacagcaactgtaCGCCAGTGCCATGTTGCAGCAGGGTCAGCCGCAGTTTGTGCTCATGCAGAGGCCCTCGGCCGCCTACTTGCCGCCCTTTCCGCTCAGCTACGTGTCCGCCGCGGGGGCGGGCTCGGGAGTGGGCGTGTCCCCgggggcagcagcagctgcagcaggagcGGCCGCGGCAGCAGCCTCATCGGCCTCTGCCGCGAGCAACTCCTCGCTGAGCCAGTCGATGAAGCGCTCCTACGAGAACGCCTTCCAGCAGGAAACGGCAGGAGCGGCGGCGGCCAGCGCGGCCAAGAGAGCCCTGAACCGCCAGTCCAGCAACGTCTACTCGTACTTCAATTCGGGGATCTAA